The nucleotide sequence CATTAAGTGGCTGATTTTCCTTCGGCTGAATTCGTTTTCGTTTTAATTTCTGGGGTGGTTTTGGGCTGGGTTTTCTGTGGTGGGGCAACGGGGCGTATGCGAAACAATGCCCATTAATCACCGCCAGCTGCGGTAATGCGAAACTTTAATTATCGTTACCATTTCAGCTGACGAAACTGTAGCGTAAGAAAAATCCACACTTCTTCTTTTAGTTTTTGGtctatttaatttattgtaCAACTGCTGAGAGAGAGCAGAGCAGAGatgaaaataaattcaaaacaCTTTCCAACTGTCATCAAGTGTCGCCTATTGCAGGCCATTTCTACCATTTCAACCGCCCTGCAAAGCGAAACGGATGGTAAATCTAATGGCCAAGTCTAGTGGAAAATACGTATTTGAAGATTAAAGCCGGCTTAgttggccttggcaggggtctTCGGGTTCTGTGTCCCCATCTCAGCCCCAAAACGTGATTTGGCCAGAATTAAATCGGAACCACGTACGTACGATGGTCGCTGGTCGTGGCTGGTTGCTTGGAATCGTGTTTAATCACTAAAAACAATGAGTTCCCATATCGGCGAGAAGTACAGAATTAACTTCAAGGGGAAAGTGAGCAAATGTGTGGCCAAATGAATCAGTTTACAGGGAAATCTGCTAGTGTTGTGCGTATAACATTAAATAgctcttttttttaaagaatcaGGCTAGGtctttcttaaaaaatatgtatttgtttaaaaaatatacagtaAATAAGATactaatattataaaaagctAAACATAAGGATGCATTTTTAAAGTTCTTTTACAGAGCCGTTTTCAATCATGCCcaaaaatcaatattttttatattatgtTCTTTCAAAGCAAAAAATTTGTCATTTATATTATGTAAGTACTATCGTATGCAAATTTGTCTCTTATAACTTAGAATAGTCTTAGGTAAATACCTAAAATATTAATCAATGTACGGACTATAAGCAAACCTATAGTAAACATTTCTACCTAAGTGGTCATCATGAAATTTCCCTTAATTTGTATGAAGTATGTAaattttaaaagctttttttgCGGTACCATCTCATTATAAGAAATGCTTCGGGAGTTCTTTCTCTCATCTGCTAACCAGTTCCGACCTCTTATTCATGAGCAGATGATGTCTCATCAAAGTTTTGGTTCGATCAACGAACTCTCTAGGCCAAATTTAACGTTGGATCTCAGTATCAAATTAATGTTTGCTTCAGCACCTCAAAAAAAAATCGCCCACACTCTTAGGGTGACACAATTTATTCAGCAATGAACTATATAGAATGCTCGACAGGGCAcgaaaaagatattgaatGTGAAACGATTGTCTCACGACCTGCGATTGTGGCCAAATGCCGAATGCATATCAATGAGGGGAATTTCACGGGCCAAAAAATAATGGCCAGCCCCGAAAAGAACCTGCTGGTGAAGCTGAAGCTGACAGCTTCATTGGCATTCGCAACTTCGATCAGCGATCGATCGATTAAGTCAACATAATTTACGGTGCAGTTTTCACATTGGAAATGTCACCAAGCATGTCAGCGACGACGATGACGCGTTTGTTTCTCCTATTGTTGTTTTACTAAAATTTTAATACTTGTAATGCATTTTTTGCAACGATAACTGCTGATGCCTGAGCTACAAAGTTCAATGGCTGGCACGTCGAAATGCATTCGCCAAGCAACTGGCCCAAAGCCATCACTGCACAGGGACAAAATCTGACCCAAAACTATCTATCATTTAAAGGTTTTTGTATTTAgacaaaatattaataatttatttacataaaGTCAAAAccattttgtatttttcagaTTTAAGAAGGgttttctgtttttattaaaaatctgAAGACGTGTGTATCGAATTACATTTCACTTTAATTATAATTGATATGAGAACATAGTAGTCTAACGGATATGCTCAAGGTTTGTTcaataaagatttttaaatataagatGTAGgtcttgaaatatttttaaatatttgtaatattaattttattttatttgtttatcacatatattcattaaaaaattataatgtTGCTATGTATTATATATAGTTATTAcgtttttcaaaaaatattttccatacTAATATAACTACAAGTAATTTTCCTCAGTGTTCTTGCTGGCCACTTGAGTAAGAGGAATTTTTGTGCAGCTCTGTCTACAGGTTTTGACCAGCATCAGCTTCGCATTTGGGGCATGAGTCACGGATTGGGTCTGCGGTTGAGGAATGCCAGGGAAAAGTCCCCCAGACTTTGGCCAATTCCGACCAGGGTTGTCAGCGGTTGTAAGCTGCACCTACATTACTATTACAATTACGAGCATCTGAGTATCTATTTGTATCTGCGCGATACAAATTCACAATTACGCCCACACAGCACAATTTCGTGTACCGTGGGCGAGGGCTCTAATTATACGACCAGTACTTAGACATCAAACAATTGTTATGCAAAGAAGCTGATCTCAAAATGGTTACCCCCCTCAGAGATCATGTGAATAAAAATGGAAAGTGGTTAGGTTAGCCCCCTTGCCATGGCAATGTATAATCTTTGGGTATAATTTGCCGACTGCATAACTAACAGAGTTATTATGGTGATTTCTTCTTTGGCGACAACCGCGAAACGGAAGCCATGACCAGGCCACTTCACTTCACTCCCCTCGATTCAACCAAACTAAACTCGACAGACATTGCAGAATTACACTCGTCACAATCGTGTGTGTAAACTGGTATTTGCCTTGTAATGAGGCCGGAAGAAATCGTGGTAATTGTAACGGGGACTACGACTTGAAGTCGCAATGAAATGGAAACTGGTGGTGCAACAATGAAATCTATAGGTAAGCAAAGGCTGGGCCCTGGGCTAAAAAAACATGCGTAAGTTATGTAAAaagtataaaatatatatatattattcatAAATTCGATAGCTGACATATTTATTTGATATGATATAGACAGtaataaattacaaaaaacAATCAACTGCAAAGGAAATATAAACACACTGACCATAAATCGATATATGGGTTCCATTGGCAAATATTCTTATCAAGAGAATTAAAATAAGGTTTTTTATCTGTGAATATAAACTGGAAAGTAATAGGGAGggagaaaataaaaaactttaagtTATTATAAAAACCATATACCATTTATTGAAAAACACAATTTGTATGTCAGTTaatttgtataaaaaatgCTTATGcatcaaacaaaaaatgtgAGTAATGGATACTCAAAGAACCCAGATTCATCACGATGCTAATCAATCGTCTTTCACTTTTCTGTCCCTCCCCCCAATCCGTCGGATAAACAACTTTCAAAGAGAGTAAGGCCCGACCTTTATTTGCTTTTGGCAGCTTTCTAACTGCACGGCAACCAAAGCCGTAAATTGGCATTGAAGGGCGAAGAGACCCAGAAAAATCAACCAGATCGAGAAAAAAAGGTTTACAGCTCATAAAAGAATCGAGTGATACAAATACTATAGCGTACATTGAAGAAAGGAAATTATTGTTTTTCCAAGAAAGCAGCCGATAAGTCCCCGCATTTATCAGTGCGAAATTCTTTATGTTATATGAGCTGTGCAATTGCATTTTTGTATTGCCTTATCACTCTTTTGTTCTAGAATACTTACATTTTGAGGCCGTTTACTGCGCTGCTCAACTAAAATCCCAATCCTATATTTGCATCCAAAGAGCTCAATTAATGGAGCTTTAAATCAATCATATTCGATGTTTCACTCTTTTCATTTGTATGCTAATCGCTCTATTCAATTGTTATGTAAGGAACACACTGGGCATTATCTTTCACGCTTTCATACACAAATCAGCCTTGGCGTATTATCATTTTATCTATGCTCTGCGAGTGGCGAATCTGTCGTACACTTTCCCGGGCAGAAGCCGCTGGAACTGGGAGCACCAGCGGACCACTGGCCACATTTTTCACTTTTCTACTTTTCCACTTTTACTTTTCTAATTATTTATCCACACAATTGCAGGTTGCAGCACTGACAGCGATCGATCACATTACTCAGCCTCTTGGCTTCGATAACAATTGGACGTGGACGTGTGGCATGTGGAATAACCAAACCGATTCGAACCGAACCGCGCGCTAATGGAGCTCGTAAGAGTTTGATAGCTGGACTGAGACTGATTTGGAGACCGGAGACGGAGACTGATACCGCCGGATCGCTTGGGATCGGGGGGAATGGAGTGGCGCGCAGATGGAGAGCGTGCGAGAGTGCGCAGCCCCATAACAATGGGGCATAGAGCGCCGAGTTCGGAAGCTTTGGGTACTCGGGTCAGGCGACCCGAAGGCCCCACATTCAACCGAGAATCGTAGCGGCCACAGGGCTACCCGGGCAGAGCTTTCAGGCACTGTTCCGCACTTAGCGGTAAACAACTGTCCCCATTTCCAGATTTTGTTTATTCTTCATGGAGTATTATTGTGGTTTTTACCCTTTATAAGGGTGTTTCGCTTATTCCGGTTTGTGAGCTACCTGAATTATGATAAGTTATCATTTTTAGAAACAGCTAGGTTTTTTTAACCGTATAAAAATATCATCATATCATCTAATAGAATaatttaaacttaaatttgaacttTAGGTATAACTATTCTTTACCAGACTTGCTACTTATATTCCAGATAATATCCATATAAAAATACCATCATTATTTGTGggacataattattttgtctaatagaataatttaaaattgaattcGATTAGTTAGTTaactttttaatattaaaagtgtgggtaataattattataaaactctttgaaaaattgattttttaaattcgaaCTAGATTGGCTATTTACGTACTATATCAAAGAGTGTTTAACCCTTCGGTAGCTGAAGCTTTACGTTATTTTCTCATTTCTTGTAGCGATATTTCTTTTGGCAGAGACAGCTATAAAACGCAAAATACTTGAGTCAacagaaaataataaagaattCCAGACACGGTGTGTTTGCCTCTGATACACTTTACACAACTACCTGAAAACCGCACAAGAGCAGCCCCAAAAGAAAGACACTCTTGTCTCCGATCGCTGGAGGAGTTCCTCCGGGGGAACATGAAAAAATACTGTCAACATTAGAAAGTAAGGCAAGAGCGAAGCAAAAACTTTGCCGAAGATGTTCGATGAAATTGCTTTTGCAAGGGGAAAGAAATTGACCAAAAGTGAGCACTTTACCTGCCCAATTGGCGATGTCCAAGTTGTCAGGACAGGAAGATCTTGGCTCCATCTCGAAGATAGCATGTGAAAGTACGCATAGAATGATGGAGCagtgaaaatggaaaatgctTTGCGGCCAGTCTTCCAACTTCCTGTAGAAAATCTAGTTGTTGGTCAAGAAAGAAGTGAGGAAAATTGAAAGCAGAAACTGGTTGCTGCTgcgaaagaaaaaaaattctgTGGTCCAGAAGCTGTATAAGGTTTTCCACATTTCATGTTTAATAAAAGACGCCATGTACCATGCTTTATATAGTAAATTGTATATTTCCTTTCGTATCGTGTTTATCGCCTCATTTTACATTAACTGCAAACTCATTTCTTATCAGGACTCTTGAAAACTCCTCGTCTTGTGTAATAATTCATGTTAACATTCTACTTACTTACTTGGTGCAAAGTTGTGACTTCTCTTTTGTTAGTAACATTAAAATGTAGGGTTTAAGTTAGATTCTCGACAATGTCGCACACACATACTCTCTCGTTAAGTTCTATAATTCTGTAAAATAGTCAAGttcattttgtttttctttgaAAAGTTGCTTGAATGCCTATCTTTTCTTTAGCTTTATCACTCTACATTTCAATATCTTATATTGGTGCGAGACAAAGTGCAATATTAATcgtagatatatatattttgttttgtaaatattttaagggGGTCCTGATTGGACTCCGTCCTTGgatcaaaaacaattaaagcaTTTTGGCTGCATTTAGATGCGCTCAATAAAGGgttttcaaaaaaataaaacacgcTTTGCTTATTCAAAACACAAGTTGTTGAGAATCTACGTCAAAGCATTCCAGTCCAGGTTACTGGGGAGTGTACAAAACGCGATCTATATCCCTGATAGTGCCTCCTCGATCGGTGATGAACTAAAGCACAGCTCTGTTGGTTTGTCATTGTTAAGTATTatacttgtttatttatttaaacaaaaatgtgtaacttaggcaaacaaaaacactAAATGATTTCTTGGCCTGCGATCGATAAAATGTGTCAAAACTGTGGCCTGCAGAGCCCTTTTCGCTTGGCTTGAGATAgtttaattatatataatacaataaaataaatattaaacataggaataagaaataaaattagaaagggATTTATTCATTCTGAAAGTATAGTGATCCTCCTATGCGAGCTCTTATCACTCCAAATATATATGCGCATAgaattggctatttactagATCTTGGCTCTTTAGGTTAGCATTAAAGACTTGCTGTGAGTGGTTgtagatttcttttgtttcttGGTTTTGATTGTTTACTAAACGCTAAACATTTCGTGTTATTTGTTACTTGGTTGCCGTTTTGCTCTTGTAATTTCACTAAACTAATATTTAACATTTCATTACTTTCACACAATGCTCTTAACAATTTCGTCAGCAAAAAATCGTATCAAAGAGTCTGCATACGTTtcaatacaaaatataatcGTAATTAATATTCATCGTCTCCAATCTCCCATCCATCACTATCGAGTCTACACCTCCTTAGGTCGAAATCGCGTCGTTGAGCAGCGCGTTCAGCTCACGGATGTGCTGGGCCTTGGATCCGGTGGCGGTGGAAGCGCTGGCGGCACGTCCAACGTAGCTGTGGATAGGAAAACAAGTTGGGATCAGCTTTGGATACTTGAGATATCGGGCGGTAAGTTCACACAACATTCGGTATTCGATTTATTGATCTGGTTAGACACGTGCACTAAACTTTAGTCTAGTTTCTTTGATTGGTTTTAGCACAGTTATGGCAAATGTTCAATGAAATGAGGGTTAAGCAAGCGCAGGGTAttagatatatatattaaaatgaaCAGAGATCTTAAGTTGAGAGTGGGCCTAAAAGGAAAACCACACCAAACCCAAACATTAAAATGGACCCCTGAAAATAAGTGAATTCAGCAATATATTCTCAAGCTTCGTTGAACAGCAAACTGCCTTAGGATGTTATAAGTATGAGATGTCTGCCTAAAAGCGctaaaaaatcagttttgtaTATAGTTTGTTTATGTGGAATATAGGACAGCACATTGGACAAACATACAGATTCAATTGTAGAAGACAGGACGACGTGGGTTAGATTTAAGCAGTAAGGATGTCGGGGTTAACTGTGGTTATCTCTTTTAAGACAGGGACTggcaaacaacaacaaataaggggaactttttaaaaacaaatgcaAAACTTTCGAAACGCGCGAGGTGCAAACAAAAACTCAGGAAAGTAAAACAGTGCTCTGGGATTAGATAGGGTTAGATAGTTGACTTTGAGTTAAGAGTAGTAAGGTTTAGTGTATTGTTTTCTTATCGGGGGACCATGAGGCGCTAGACCATGGAACAAACAGCATGCCAAGCAACAGAAATCAGAATCGCAATCGAGGAAACGGATAAAACGGAAACGAGGAGACAAATGAAGAGTTAACGGAACTGAGAGTTAATTTCCGGTTGGTAGGATAGTTATGTTGCAGATAGTAGTGGGTAGTAGATAGGTTGATTAGATAGATTAATTGTAGATATAGAGTTTATTGATCGCGCGCATCGTAGCAGAGCTGAGCTGGCCCTCTCACCTAATTTTGCGTCCGGTTTTCGCTATACGTCCGCCCGGAGCGGCCGCGATGCCCGCGGGCCTATTGAAATCGTGTCGTACGTTCTTTAAATCAAAGTGCTTGGCGGCATTAAAGTCACCGCTTAGGGTCACCGCCGGATCCTTGGGATCGCCGCCGTTCGAGTTCGAGGCGGCGAACATGCGGCTCAGCCAGGGTTTCGACTTTGGATCGGAGTTAGAATCGGATTCGGTGGCGGATTCGTGATTAGTATGATCGGTAGTAGTGGTAGTATTGGTGGAGGAGGATTGCTCATCGCTTTGGCTGTAACAATAACACATAcacagagagagagaaagagagaaagGATTTGTTTTTGGTTGCATTTTCGTTTTCTTGGGTAGTTtcgaatttttcaatttttttcaaatattttcttcAGGTTTTGCCAATCGCACGTACATATTTACAGAACGAGTGGATGGGATTTTGGGgatttgaaaataaaacacaacTGGTTTGCTCGTCTTTCACAAGTTTCGATTAGTAAAGAAAGATAACTCAGAGGTTAAACGAAATCATAATAATAAGAAGCCATGCAAAGTAAAAATGGATAGGATGATATATCGGATGGATGAAGCCAATTTGCTGATGGACTCGCTTGGAGAATTTCGTCGATTCAAAATTCAGTgattcattttttaaatttgaggtGACAATGGTTTGGTTTTCTTTTGCGGTGCTGGACATGCTCATCCAAACGAAAATATAAATCAGAAGCGGATATCCGTTCAATGAGTGTTTGAGTGTTTGTGTGGAGGGTGTTTTATCACTTATTGGGTCTAAGACTAGCTAATAAGATAGATAAAGAGATATATAGAGGTGGGAGCATGATAAAAACCGCAGCTAAGAGGCATGTGAGGGGTGATAGGAAGCtctaaacaaattaaaattagcCATGGCCGTATGATACTCGTATCTATTGAGATAGTGGAGAAGAACGATCCACAAGTTTAGCTCTGGCCATGAATGATTTGGTTATCATGGTTATTATATCATATTTTTAGTTAGTTTGTATGTGATTATCATACGGCTATAGCAGCTTAGAGAGATAGCGAGAGCGATGAAGAATGAGAGTAAAGTCAAATCAAATGAAAGATTAATGCAAAAGTAGTGAAACAATAGCAAAGGAGAGTAAGATATTCAGAGATTCAAAGTAAAAAACAGATACAGTGCACGATGAGAGTAGTGCACTTCATTGAAGAGACAAAGATAAATTAAGGCTGGAGACGAATCTGAGACTGAGAGAAAAACTGGGGCGTGAGGACGTGGTCGGAGTGCTCCTGTCTCAGATGGGTGGATAGTTGCTGACCGCTTAACTTTAGCCCTGGCACCTACCTGACATCGCGGCTGTGGTTCAGGGCGGTGAGGAAACGAGGCTGCACGTAGGTCCAGCTACCCTGGTTCTTGTGCTCCTCCTGGGCCCACACAAGCTCGGCATTCTTGTACAGATTGGCCTGCTCCTTGACCAGGTCGAAGGGGAAGGGAGAGACCTGAACAGAAAATGTAAGTTAGAAGATGATCACAAAGGCGTAGCTCAATGTGGGCTCACCTGCTCCACACGCACGATGGCGATGTCGCTCTCCAGCTTCTTTTCCGTGCGCGTCTTGGTCAGATCGTAGTAAACGCGGCCCGAGCAGAAGACGACCTTCTTGACATTGCTGGCATTCTGGCCGGCGGGGCCGTTGTCGGGGATGATGCGCTGGAACTCGCTGCCCTCGCTCATCTCGCTGAAAGGACTCTTGGCCTCAGGGTGACGCAGCAGCGACTTGGGCGTGCACAGGATCAGGGGCTTGCGGAAGGGCAAGGCGATCTGTCGGCGCAGGATGTGGTAGTAGTTGGCGGGCGTCGAGCAGTTGGCCACGATCCAGTTGATGTCGTGCAGCTGCCGCACTCCGAACTCATCGGACTCCGGGGGGAAGTAGTCGGGATCGTCGCTGCTCATCTGCAGGAAGCGCTCCACGCGGCACGAGGAGTGCTCGGGGCCCATGCCCTCCATGCCGTGGGGCAGCAGCATCACCAGACCCGACTGGCGCACCCACTTAGACTGTCCGCTGGAGATGAACTGATCGATGATCGACTGGGCCGTGTTGCTAAAGTCTCCGAACTGGGCCTCCCAGAGCACCAGGGCATTGGGGTTGGTCATCGAGTAGCCGTGCTCGAATCCAAGTACAGCATACTCCGACAGGGAGCTGTTGGAGACGGAGTAGGGTGCCTGATCCGGGTACATGTGCTGCAGCGAGTTGTAGGTAGCCTTGTCCACCAGCTGGTGGTGCAGCACATGGTGACGGTGCGAGAAGGTGCCACGCTCCACATCCTGACCCGAAAGACGCACGTGAATGCCCTCCTTCAGCAGGGAACCAAAGGCCATGGCCTCACCCAGAGCCCAATCGGCGACCTTGTCGTCCACCATGGCCTTGCGAGCGGCCAACACGCGCAGCAGACCCCTGGAAAGATGAATTTGTAAATAAGCAGTTAACAAACTGAAGGCTTTCATAAGTCTCACTTGTGGATGACGAATTCAGCAGCGTTCGGAGGCGGCGACGAGAAGCGGTTGCCGATGTGGATGAGGGTCTCCTCCTTGACTCCAGTGGGCGCCACCTTCAAGGGGTCCTTGCCCTCGAAGAAGCCGGACCAGGGCGAGTCGAGCCAGTCCTTGTACTTGACGTGGGTCTCGGTCTTTGCCAGAGCGAAGGCCTCCTCGCAAATGTTCTCATACTTGGCGGCCACCGACTTGACCTCCTCGCCGGTGACGGTGCCCTCGGCGATCAGCTTGTCAGCGTACAGATCCAGGCAGTTCTTGTGCTTGCGGATCTTCTGGTACATCAGGGGTTGCGTGAACATGGGCTCGTCGATCTCGTTGTGTCCATTGCGTCGGTATCCCACCAGATCAATAACACAGTCCTTGTGGAAAGTGGCACGCCACTCAGCAGCCACCTTGCACACATGCATCACGGCCTCTGGATCGTCGGCGTTCACGTGGAAAATGGGAGCATTGACCACACGAGCCACATCAGTACAGTAAGGGGATGACCTCGAGAAACGGGGATCGGTGGTGAAGCCGATCTGGTTGTTGGCCACCACATGGATAGTGCCGTGGGTGGTGTAGTCGGGCAAGTCTGACAGATGCATAGTCTCGTACACTACGCCCTGGCCGCAGAAGGCGGCGTCACCGTGGATCAGAATGGACATGACCTTCTTGCCCTCCTGGTCACCGCGGTAGAACTGCTCGGCACGGGTCTTGCCCTGCACCACGGGATCCACAGCCTCCAGATGAGACGGATTGGCCACAACGGCCAGGCGGATATTCTTGTTTGTCACGCGGTTTAGACGCTCGATGTAGGTACCCAAATGGTACTTGACATCACCAGAACCCTAGAAAGGAAAGCCATAAGAAAAAGATATCCTTAGAGTGTTTCATATCCTACTCACATCATCAGCAGCCTCCAGCCCAGCAAACTGGGTGAAGATCTGGTTCAATGGCTTGCGGCACACGTTAGCCAAGGTGTTAAGGCGTCCACGATGGGGCATGCCCATGATGACCGACTCCACGCCCAACTCGGTGGACACATCGATGATCTCCTTCAGGGCTGGGATCATGATCTCGCAACCCTCCAGACCGAAGCGCTTCTCGGAGGAGTACTTCTTGGCCAGGAAGGCCTCGAAGCCGGTAGCACGGGTCAAACGGGCCAGGATCAGACGCTTCTCCTCAGGCGAGAAGTTCAGGACGCCGGGGGTCTCGAAACGCTTGCGGATCCAGTTGCACTGCTCCAGGGAGTTGATGAACATGAACTCCACGCCAATCTTGTTGCAGTAGACGTTCTCCAGACGGTTCAGGATTTCCCTGAGATAAATGAGATAAAACAGGTTAATTTGGTGTTATAAAACTCAAGTGGATTAACTTACTTCAGTGGCAGGGAAGCCTCATCGCCTCCGATGAAGGTGGTGCTTGGAAGCTTGAACTGGCGCTCCATGTCCTGCTCgcctattttttttattgtgcATTGGGTGGGAACAATGGGTCAAGACTTTAGTAAGGGGTTCTTAGTGATTGTGTCATAATGGGGGGTTAGTAAGTTG is from Drosophila suzukii chromosome 3, CBGP_Dsuzu_IsoJpt1.0, whole genome shotgun sequence and encodes:
- the Ogdh gene encoding 2-oxoglutarate dehydrogenase complex component E1 isoform X3 codes for the protein MHRAHTAFSLALSPMAHKNFATWLLKSGSSQQMAKVTAAAAVRTYNSAAAEPFANGSTASYVEEMYNAWLRDPTSVHTSWDAYFRSNSYVSPPNLAPVQANTLPLTAFNFGGAVSGAAPDSKTIDDHLAVQAIIRSYQSRGHLASDLDPLGILTREKTVCKDGLARRANEDVLRQHSGFLFGEQDMERQFKLPSTTFIGGDEASLPLKEILNRLENVYCNKIGVEFMFINSLEQCNWIRKRFETPGVLNFSPEEKRLILARLTRATGFEAFLAKKYSSEKRFGLEGCEIMIPALKEIIDVSTELGVESVIMGMPHRGRLNTLANVCRKPLNQIFTQFAGLEAADDGSGDVKYHLGTYIERLNRVTNKNIRLAVVANPSHLEAVDPVVQGKTRAEQFYRGDQEGKKVMSILIHGDAAFCGQGVVYETMHLSDLPDYTTHGTIHVVANNQIGFTTDPRFSRSSPYCTDVARVVNAPIFHVNADDPEAVMHVCKVAAEWRATFHKDCVIDLVGYRRNGHNEIDEPMFTQPLMYQKIRKHKNCLDLYADKLIAEGTVTGEEVKSVAAKYENICEEAFALAKTETHVKYKDWLDSPWSGFFEGKDPLKVAPTGVKEETLIHIGNRFSSPPPNAAEFVIHKGLLRVLAARKAMVDDKVADWALGEAMAFGSLLKEGIHVRLSGQDVERGTFSHRHHVLHHQLVDKATYNSLQHMYPDQAPYSVSNSSLSEYAVLGFEHGYSMTNPNALVLWEAQFGDFSNTAQSIIDQFISSGQSKWVRQSGLVMLLPHGMEGMGPEHSSCRVERFLQMSSDDPDYFPPESDEFGVRQLHDINWIVANCSTPANYYHILRRQIALPFRKPLILCTPKSLLRHPEAKSPFSEMSEGSEFQRIIPDNGPAGQNASNVKKVVFCSGRVYYDLTKTRTEKKLESDIAIVRVEQVSPFPFDLVKEQANLYKNAELVWAQEEHKNQGSWTYVQPRFLTALNHSRDVSYVGRAASASTATGSKAQHIRELNALLNDAIST